One window from the genome of Natronomonas pharaonis DSM 2160 encodes:
- a CDS encoding type 1 glutamine amidotransferase, with product MRTKFDGKEIYVVKSEPDEERTYHCDALASRFPTATEIDYPAGERVPVDSAAAVVLTGSTAAVYEPEQYPWVDDQQALVRRLVERSVPTLGVCFGHQIANAALGGTVEHVGMTAGLVEADLDHQPLFEGVAPVVPALHGDAVTALGDGMESIATAPHADIFASRHQSAPLWTVQFHPEITAALEPRLTEDFGWESGRWSFGDVTAAVVFENFKSMAESAPAAADSP from the coding sequence ATGCGAACTAAATTCGACGGCAAAGAGATATACGTCGTAAAAAGCGAACCCGACGAGGAACGCACCTACCATTGCGACGCCTTGGCCTCGCGGTTCCCGACAGCGACCGAAATCGACTACCCGGCTGGCGAGCGGGTGCCGGTCGATTCAGCGGCCGCCGTCGTGCTGACGGGCAGTACGGCTGCCGTCTACGAGCCGGAGCAGTATCCGTGGGTCGATGACCAGCAGGCGCTCGTCAGACGGCTCGTCGAGCGGTCGGTACCAACGCTTGGGGTGTGCTTCGGCCACCAGATAGCCAACGCCGCCCTCGGTGGAACGGTAGAACACGTCGGGATGACCGCAGGGCTCGTCGAGGCCGACCTCGACCACCAGCCCTTGTTCGAGGGTGTCGCTCCCGTCGTTCCAGCGCTCCACGGCGACGCGGTGACAGCCCTCGGCGATGGGATGGAATCCATCGCAACAGCGCCACACGCGGACATCTTCGCGAGTCGACACCAGTCGGCACCGCTGTGGACCGTCCAGTTCCATCCCGAAATCACCGCCGCGCTTGAGCCGCGGCTGACCGAGGACTTCGGCTGGGAGTCGGGCCGGTGGTCGTTCGGCGACGTGACCGCTGCGGTGGTTTTTGAGAACTTCAAATCGATGGCCGAGTCGGCTCCCGCAGCCGCCGACAGCCCGTGA
- a CDS encoding acyl-CoA dehydrogenase family protein produces MATDPIDYGALDEGRGCNYWELDPTLQFEAERIYPDDDFEWAEEVLSEFGDVLGHRMADTADRIDKEGHELCSFDKFGERRNEVEYHPLIEEQERITYEEFGVTHDAFHAPPGRDEPVGLSHTLMMQTLLSYVDAGFCCPVSMTTGAAIVLDKFDDGELSSYFEGLTARDLDTHIEGAMFLTEEQGGSDVGANETRAEPVEADDSVAAADIDRDRIYRLHGEKWFCSNIDAEGALALARTPGAPEGVDGLSLFLVPRTKPDGEVNEAHFRRLKDKLGTISVPTGEIQFEGAEAYLVGEEGRGFKYMSEMMNFERLTNATGALGVMGRGLLEAKVRAAQREAFGDAIDEYPLLRRDLVDMSVDYEAAAAFSFEAARTLDERERQGDDSDAYQLMRLFIPVAKYKTARMSVDMSSYAMEILGGNGYVREHTTERLLRDAQVLPIWEGPSNILALDVLRAFNREDAHEALVPYLQAKLDAVEHPALEPLAGTVEERFVELQNALASLATEDGDYAQYHAKRLADLVFDVVSGALLLEEAQEQIDADGNGRKALVATRFIETRFEDDEAYGVTSGERFAMDDETFAAIAKYASVEPETLVDAPTADD; encoded by the coding sequence ATGGCGACCGACCCGATTGATTACGGAGCACTCGACGAGGGGCGGGGTTGTAACTACTGGGAGTTGGACCCGACGCTGCAGTTCGAGGCAGAGCGCATCTACCCGGACGACGACTTCGAGTGGGCCGAAGAGGTCCTTTCGGAGTTCGGCGACGTGCTCGGCCACCGGATGGCCGACACCGCTGACAGAATCGACAAGGAGGGCCACGAGCTATGCTCGTTCGACAAGTTCGGCGAGCGACGCAACGAGGTCGAATACCATCCGCTCATCGAGGAACAGGAACGAATCACCTACGAGGAGTTCGGCGTTACGCACGATGCCTTCCATGCGCCGCCGGGACGGGACGAACCGGTCGGGCTGTCGCATACATTGATGATGCAGACGCTGCTTTCCTACGTTGACGCCGGGTTCTGCTGTCCTGTCTCGATGACGACCGGCGCGGCCATCGTCCTCGATAAGTTCGACGACGGGGAGCTCTCGTCGTACTTCGAGGGGCTGACCGCCCGCGACCTCGATACACACATCGAAGGGGCGATGTTCCTGACCGAAGAGCAGGGCGGCTCCGACGTGGGCGCAAACGAGACCCGAGCCGAGCCGGTCGAGGCCGACGACTCTGTCGCGGCTGCCGACATCGACCGCGACCGCATCTACCGGCTCCACGGCGAGAAGTGGTTCTGCTCGAACATCGACGCTGAGGGGGCACTAGCGCTCGCCCGAACGCCGGGCGCGCCCGAAGGTGTCGATGGACTGTCGCTGTTTCTCGTTCCCCGAACCAAGCCGGACGGCGAGGTAAACGAGGCGCACTTCCGCCGGCTGAAGGACAAACTCGGGACCATCTCGGTGCCGACCGGCGAAATACAGTTCGAAGGGGCCGAAGCCTACCTCGTCGGCGAGGAGGGCCGCGGGTTCAAATACATGTCCGAGATGATGAACTTCGAGCGGCTCACAAACGCCACCGGCGCACTCGGTGTCATGGGACGGGGACTACTTGAGGCGAAGGTCCGGGCCGCACAGCGGGAGGCCTTCGGCGATGCAATCGACGAGTACCCGCTACTCCGCCGTGACCTCGTGGACATGAGCGTCGATTATGAGGCCGCCGCTGCCTTCTCCTTTGAGGCGGCTCGGACGCTCGATGAGCGTGAACGACAGGGCGACGACTCGGATGCCTACCAGCTGATGCGGCTTTTCATCCCCGTCGCGAAGTACAAGACGGCGCGGATGTCGGTCGACATGAGCTCCTATGCGATGGAGATTCTCGGCGGCAACGGCTACGTCCGCGAGCACACCACCGAGCGACTGCTCCGGGACGCGCAGGTGTTGCCCATCTGGGAAGGACCCTCGAACATCCTTGCGCTTGACGTGCTGCGGGCATTCAACCGCGAAGACGCCCACGAGGCGCTGGTCCCCTACCTGCAGGCGAAGCTCGATGCCGTCGAGCATCCGGCGCTGGAGCCGCTGGCCGGAACCGTCGAGGAGCGGTTCGTCGAGCTACAGAACGCGCTCGCCTCGCTGGCAACCGAGGACGGCGACTACGCACAGTACCACGCAAAGCGGCTGGCCGACCTCGTCTTCGATGTTGTCTCGGGAGCGCTCCTGCTGGAGGAAGCCCAAGAACAGATAGATGCCGACGGAAACGGCCGGAAAGCTCTCGTCGCCACGCGGTTCATCGAAACCCGGTTCGAGGACGACGAGGCCTACGGCGTCACCTCCGGCGAACGGTTCGCGATGGACGACGAGACCTTCGCCGCTATCGCCAAATACGCATCCGTCGAGCCCGAGACGCTGGTCGATGCACCCACAGCCGACGACTGA